ATATTCTTATAGCACATTTATTTGACATGAATTTGATTTTAAATCACAGATCTCgtctattattaataatatatctggaatatttttttagaaatCCTGTGCGATGTAAAAAATCTGACAGACTTCAGGTACCTTATCTAAATTTTAGGTTTATTATGTCAGATACTTAAGTATTTTGAGTTGCGTTCTTTATCAATTAAAgtgaaaaacaattaaaatggctactttgtatggaaaatttctcttttattataaattataagtcACTAGGCTTCCAGTGCGCCCGCGTCCTAAACCACTAAAAAGCACAAAGAGATCGGAAAGCCAAGGCTTTTACCTAAAATCACATTACAACGGACTTTTAACAAATCCCATTTAATAACCTTATGCAGTCTAATTAGAGTTCATTTTCCATAAGCGTAGAACCCGTGGCCGGCGCCGTGCCCACCGAAGTACAGACCATTTCCGAACCCACCGTAGAACGTTCTAAAATGGTTCATGTCGTCTCTATCTTCTGCCTTCTTTTCAACTCTTAAATGCCCAAACTTCTGTGCTCTTAAAGGTATTACAGACAGATCGTGCAACAGTTGTTGCTGTATTAGattgtgttgttgttgtacATTATGTTGTGGCACATAATTATGTTGGATTGGCACTAAAATTGGCACTAATTGCGTCGGATGCGTGATGTTAGTAGACGAATGTGACACAGTTTGCGAGAACACAGGAATATTTCCGTTACTAGTGACTATGTGTTGAAGCCCAGTATGCACGGAGCTGTGGTGCACATTAGACGTGGCTGGCAGCACGTGGAGCTGCGACGGTAGGAGCAGATGATGAGTGACAGGGAGAGGATACGCTATGTTTATCCCTTTCTTTTTTCTGAGGTCTCTCTTGATGTCGTGGAAGTCTGATTTCTGAGGTAGATTGAATGCTGGCTGGATCGCGAAGACTAGGATGAGATATGGCAACATCTGAAAAAGAAAGAAAGCATAATGGTTAACATAAATAACCATGACAACACTTTAAGGGAGTTATGTTCAGACATGACAAGTACAAAATCCAGGCCCAAAAATTTGTTCAAAAGTCAATGTTACACGGTCATTTTGGTAAAGGTAATGTTGATTCTGAGAAAGTGTAGATCGTAGAAGTGGAGATAGGGAAGTGTGTGTCTGAGAGTGAAGGTTCTTTTAGATTTGGACGAACATTTATAGAAAcagttaatttttatatttatccttctgccgaatgccggacgacttgtgggccaagttcaCCACggagtgggagccccacgatGTCTAACCGGGGATCCGACAGACCTCGTCGATGGCGGAATAACTTGGACTCCGTTTCGAGAGCCTGGCCAGATAATTATAGCACAAAACAGAGACGAGTGGaaaaagaggggggaggcctttgcccagtagCGGGatacagtgggctctgaataataataataaataattatcctTCAAGTcagatgtaggtaggtatattaattaaGTTTAAAGCTCAACTTTCAGAGCAACACAATTAACTCCTCTCATATAAAAGCACATACTGCCGTTAATAATGAGTTTCCGAGACCCGAGTAATTAACGAAAGCCAAACGAGAGCCCGATTCGAACCTTAATTTGTGTCAATTTGATCTAATTTTGACATCACTCTTCCGTGTAGTCAGAGTGTAAAGGAATATTGTTCTCGCTCACACAACtgtgattaaaaataaaaactacaatCATTGAACTAAAACAAAACGGACTACTGTAAaagcgggcggggcggcggaaagcgccgaaattctaaaacgtaacaaatataagagcctcggtagagagtaccattttgtaccatttggagttgaaactctaggtccatggggtcccagcgcgcataagttgttcgcagaaatcgcgaagcgtctggttgacgtaactggtgacggaagagctggcggctacctcgcacaacgtatcagtattgcgatacagcggggaaatgccgccagcatccttggtacaatgcctcaggggcctattttagaattaagctagttattaatttcgtttagttgtaccactgtatatataagtattgtatgtaaaaatagtttttattcatTAAGAATATCTGATGATTACGTGAAAAACATTGTAATTTATACAGAGCTGAATATATTTCCTCAATCACCTGTTGATCACGAACGCTGTAAATAATATGATGAAGTAAAAAATATCAACCTATTTTTGGGCCTCTTTTTGCAttggtgcgagcgagatgcgAATAATAGCAAGtttataacaaaatataaatttcGAAAGCCGCATTCAGTGGCAAATCACGTTAAGTGTCATCAATCTTAATAAATTTATGGTCGAAGTGCTTCTGATAATCCTGCTGCAAGCTGATGAGTTAGGATCATCCTGTTAGCCTCCTTTTTAGATTAATTAGGTGATCATATTACTGAGCCAGAGATTTAGGTCTAATTCAGCTTTGTTTTTGGCGGAATTCTTTCTTAAATGCCTAAAATTATGCTCTCAGCCTATGTACCAGCTTCCCACAATCTAAGTTACGCTAGTTAGTTGTATGTAAGACTTCTACTGGCTCAATTCCTTTATACTACTATTTATAGTAACGAAAACGActaaagtacagtcacctgcaataacatgtgacacaacgaaggccgcaaaaatatgtgacactatATTGTTTGTAGAgacataagagcgtgtcacatactCGTATTTTTGGGGTCTACGAAGAGGCACATataattgcaggtgactgtaccagcCAGACATAAATAGCTTACGTTACGTAAATGTTCATGCTAAGTTTCATGTCAAATTCATGTTATTTTAGAATACTGTTTTAAAATGACTGAAAGCGTAACTTCCATTGTAACTGCCCAAGTATTTCGCAACGAACTTTATGGGCATTTATGActgttttcttaaaatataaaaaaaaaaatgtttgagatTATCATAATGAGCCCTTTCATTTTATGTGCATAAAACACGATAAGTTTGGATTTATTTTGTTTGGACACAGTTTTTTTATTCCCCCCCCCCTATTGGCctctatgtttaaaattaatttgtttacgttaggTACTACTCTGTCtttatgtacaattgtacatgtctgtctttgggtcacagacatATTTGTCatcaactttttttattattggtgcagtagttttCGGAGCAAATAAGCTGAccgaaggacagacagacgcacgcccgagtgatcctataagggatCCATTTCTcttttacggaaccctaataagcaATGAATTCGTTTCCCTAAACCTATAATAGCTACATGTCACTTCATGCCTCCCTGTCTCATTACAAAGAAAATGTGAGAAGGGATCAAAAACTATCATGAAACTGAAGAAAAACGAGTGGAAGCTGTCAAAACAAGCGGCTCCAAGAAATCAAACTAACTATTATCCCTCAAATAAGGGCCGCGACATACCTGCGTCATATTTCAGGCTGAGCCCATCTGTCAGCAGCCGGTCGTAATGACATGTCAGTCCGGGCGACGTTCTGGCAGCTTGGCGGACTATTGTTTCAAGCCATCCAATTACAAGCtgcatagagttagaccaagaaaagactgcagcgattttgatagcccacgcagtgtgttatttatacgtcataatttcataagtttgacgtttaaaataacacttgcactgcgtgggcaattaaaatctctgcagacttctcttggtctaaatCGATGTAGGTTTTGAGGAGATTATTTAGCTATGAATAAACATACGTctgtttatatttaaataagtacgaTATTTGTTTCTTACTCTTTCTCTTCGAGACCCTCAGTGCAAAGTGGTGCATaacttaagtacttacatattattttcCTTGATAATGGTCTTCCGAGTCTTTTCCGAGGTTTGCCATGGTTAAATTTAAGGACCCCACCCactatcagtccgccggacgatatcggcctgccAGTTAGAACAGAAAtttgacagtttcgaacaactgacaggccgctATCGTCGGGCGGACTGATAGTGGGTGGGCcccatagaagtagcatcctatagaagtggtatacgcgtgcctccgtaagggacaaaacatacgcaaatgcgacactgtgattggtcgaattcatttgttgcccaccattatcaatactaaaaaaaggtggggaacaaataaaatgtgagactgtgacaaggacaaacaataatagcgctttcgctgctactcctactgaaagatacataagactatcccgttctgtcagttatccccaccactcatgcccaatccagtttaatactagattcatggtgggcccctttaaagtgGTGTTTAAAGCGACCATTTTCCTCAATCCTGCAATGACACTAACAGCGGCCGGTCCGAAGGGCCGGATCAGGGCGAGAGTAATGGTTTCCACGGATTTGCGCCGATCAAATTAACGCTGTCACCTGTGTGATTATAATTGCCGCAATGTCgttatacctaattataattaccGCGTTGCTTAGTGACGGCGTAATTTGACGATTAATTTACATGTACATGGTGAATTAACATAAGTGTGGTAGCAAATGTATCCGTAATTGCATCTTCTTAGTTAAATAGTAATATTATGATGTTCTTTTATAAGCTTAAGTTACCAATGACGGTTATTTCTTTAGGTGTTTATTTCTCACTCGTGCAAAAACCACTAAACGGATTTCGATGAAGTTAGGTGTGCATACATAACATAcaaagtttataagttttataacttaTACATAAGGTCAATGTGGGCAAGACCGTCTATCAGTTAAGATCGTTTACATGCTCTTCGTTTCTACATACATCATTCGATAGAGCAGAAGGGGCGAAGCTCTTCCTTTCTGACTTTGTCTGAGCGACGTACGTAAGCATACAAATATCAGACTTCTTAAGGGCAAGGGTCAGAGGGATGATGGTCTTCCAAACCCAAAGTTATACATTTTCGCCACATTTACTTTAAAACCTTTCATAATTTAACCTCGGTAGTATTTCTGTTAAATATGTCTGTAATAGTACTAAAGCTTCTTTTAACAAAGTAAAATGGGGTAACAGGAGCGCTGatcaaattataaaatataatgaattatGTACAAGTAGACTAAGAAATATTGACTTCCCTATAGAATTAAGACATTGTGctgataatatatgtaattgTATAGAACATAGAACAATTATTGACAATTTATATAttacaataattaatattcTACGAGAGTCTGCCGCTTGTtgtcatgaaataaataatgattatgcTAAAAAACGACGTATAATTGGATGGAACCGACATGTTAGGGAATTACACCAGGAGGCTAGGTTGTGTTTTAGAGTGTGGCTCTCACAGGGTAAACCGTCTAGCGGCGAGGCCTATTCTAGGATGTGTGATTCCAGGAGGCGCTTCAAGTCCAAGCTGAAATGGTGTCAAGATAACGAGGAACAAATAAAAATGGATATGTTAGCAGCTCGCCATAAAGCAAAGGACTTCAAGCGCTTCTGGAAGCACACTAAGAACCTAGAGGGACCGCCGCGGGTACCTGCGAGCGTGGACGGCGTGTGTGAACCGGAGCAGATTGCTAAACTGTTTGCTAAACAGTTTAAAGTTGAGTCGCCTCTAGGACCTTCCCGGCAGATGTTTGATGAGGAGGTGCGACTTGATGGTGAAATTGTACGTTTTACAGCGAAGAATGTGCATGAGCTAATCAAACATATGAAACGTGGTAAGTCACCGGGTCATGACGACCTCAGCATCGAACATCTGCAGCATGCGGGGGTCCACTTACCTAGGGTGCTTGCTTTgttttttaatgtatgtataGGGCACGGGTACCTTCCAAGAGATCTCCTAAAGACAGTGGTGGTGCCTATTGCTAAAAGTAAAACGGCGGATGCCTCCGACAGGAACAATTATAGACCAATATCCCTGGCAACTGTCATCTCAAAGGTGCTGGACGGTTTGCTTGATCGATGTATAAGTAAACATATTGCGCTAAATGAAGCTCAGTTTGGTTTTAGACCTGGGCTCTCAACTGAAACAGCAATACTTCGACTAAAGCATACCGTTCAGTATTATGTGACTAGAAACACTCCCATTTACGCCTGTTTTTTGGACCTGTCGAAGGCATTCGACCTCGTGTCGTATGATGTACTGTGGGCAAAGATGAATAGTAGAACCAGCATACCtaaagaaattataaaattatttcgCTTTTGGTACACAAATCAAACGAATATGGTTAGGTGGGCTGGTTCTTTTTCTGAGGAGTATGGGCTGGAATGCGGGGTGAGACAGGGGGGGCTGTCCTCTCCTCGACTTTTCAACCTATATGTAAACGACCTTCTCGAGGAGCTCAGCAGTGCCGGCGTGGGCTGTTCTATAGATGGAAAGTTCGTTAATAATATCAGTTACGCCgacgatatggtgctgctgTGTCCCTCGGTAAGGGCTCTTCAGATGTTAGTGGATATCTGTGAGGGGTACGCGGCGGCCCATGGGCTAAGGTACAATGTTAAGAAAAGTGAACTTCTCGTTTTCAAGGCTGGAACTAGAAAACTGAGAGCAGTGCCACCAGTAAAACTGCTTGGAGTCC
This window of the Cydia fagiglandana chromosome 15, ilCydFagi1.1, whole genome shotgun sequence genome carries:
- the LOC134671145 gene encoding uncharacterized protein LOC134671145 isoform X1, producing the protein MTQMLPYLILVFAIQPAFNLPQKSDFHDIKRDLRKKKGINIAYPLPVTHHLLLPSQLHVLPATSNVHHSSVHTGLQHIVTSNGNIPVFSQTVSHSSTNITHPTQLVPILVPIQHNYVPQHNVQQQHNLIQQQLLHDLSVIPLRAQKFGHLRVEKKAEDRDDMNHFRTFYGGFGNGLYFGGHGAGHGFYAYGK
- the LOC134671145 gene encoding uncharacterized protein LOC134671145 isoform X2 — encoded protein: MLPYLILVFAIQPAFNLPQKSDFHDIKRDLRKKKGINIAYPLPVTHHLLLPSQLHVLPATSNVHHSSVHTGLQHIVTSNGNIPVFSQTVSHSSTNITHPTQLVPILVPIQHNYVPQHNVQQQHNLIQQQLLHDLSVIPLRAQKFGHLRVEKKAEDRDDMNHFRTFYGGFGNGLYFGGHGAGHGFYAYGK